The following are encoded together in the Nocardioides okcheonensis genome:
- a CDS encoding helix-hairpin-helix domain-containing protein, protein MRRSQSSSEHAEAVSRRLATLSAELAAVRGEPGSHPDRGEGPTHTRVRQPVDPPAPVVLPVPGRHASRRLRVAGFQLGPLHLAVVSVVVAAAVALAAWWAVRDQAEPVAVAPASAGEPGPAGDPSPLASLPPTAGEPAGATGAGAGQDAATEVVVDVAGKVRRPGIAVLPSGSRVVDALEAAGGARRGVDLSSLNLARLLVDGEQILVGQAAPAGPAGAVGTPPPAAGSALVNLNFADQTALESLPGVGPVTAGAILAWRSEHGGFTSVDELLEVDGIGEATLAEIAPHVTL, encoded by the coding sequence ATGCGACGGTCCCAGTCCTCCTCCGAGCACGCCGAGGCGGTGTCGCGGCGGCTGGCGACCCTGAGCGCCGAGCTCGCGGCGGTGCGCGGCGAGCCCGGCAGTCACCCCGACCGGGGAGAGGGGCCGACCCACACCCGGGTGCGCCAGCCGGTCGACCCGCCCGCCCCCGTGGTGCTGCCGGTGCCGGGCCGGCACGCGTCGCGGCGGCTCCGCGTGGCCGGGTTCCAGCTCGGGCCGCTGCACCTGGCGGTCGTGTCCGTCGTGGTGGCCGCTGCGGTCGCGCTGGCCGCCTGGTGGGCGGTGCGCGACCAGGCCGAGCCCGTGGCCGTCGCCCCCGCGAGTGCGGGGGAGCCTGGCCCGGCCGGCGACCCGTCGCCGCTCGCGTCGCTGCCCCCGACGGCGGGGGAGCCAGCGGGCGCGACCGGGGCGGGAGCCGGGCAGGACGCCGCCACCGAGGTGGTGGTCGACGTGGCCGGCAAGGTGCGGCGCCCCGGCATCGCCGTGCTGCCGTCCGGGTCGCGCGTGGTCGACGCGCTGGAGGCTGCCGGGGGAGCGCGCCGCGGCGTCGACCTGTCCTCGCTCAACCTCGCCCGGCTGCTGGTCGACGGCGAGCAGATCCTGGTCGGGCAGGCCGCCCCCGCGGGTCCCGCCGGGGCGGTCGGCACCCCGCCCCCGGCGGCGGGCAGTGCGCTGGTCAACCTCAACTTCGCCGACCAGACCGCCCTGGAGTCGCTGCCCGGGGTCGGACCGGTCACGGCGGGGGCGATCCTCGCGTGGCGCTCCGAGCACGGCGGGTTCACCTCCGTCGACGAGCTGCTCGAGGTCGACGGCATCGGCGAGGCGACGCTCGCCGAGATCGCCCCGCACGTGACGCTCTGA
- a CDS encoding S8 family peptidase, translated as MRNPHRRVLAGIATLATAALALTPAATHAEPSTPATAGQQDQAPLLGSASAERYIVVMDEQVTQADVKAAKTDARGDGATVEHTYKAVVDGFVADLTPAAMDALRANPDVAYIEADKPVTATATQSPAPWGLDRIDQRTRPLSGSYTYNQTGAGVTAYIVDTGIRAAHADFGGRVTSGYTAINDGRGTEDCNGHGTHVAGTVGGATYGVAKGVRLVPVRVLDCNGSGTTAGVIAGVDWVTANHAAGAPAVANMSLGGGVSTTLDNAVARSISDGVSYAVAAGNDYAANACSSSPSRVSAALTVGSTTSTDARSSFSNIGSCLDLFAPGSSITSAWYTSNTATNTISGTSMATPHVAGAAALYLQTNPSASPATVSSYLIGRATTNVVTDAGTGSPNRLLFVG; from the coding sequence ATGCGCAACCCCCACCGCCGGGTACTCGCCGGCATCGCGACGCTCGCCACCGCTGCACTGGCCCTCACCCCGGCCGCCACGCACGCCGAGCCGAGCACCCCGGCCACCGCCGGGCAGCAGGACCAGGCGCCGCTCCTCGGCTCCGCGTCGGCCGAGCGCTACATCGTCGTCATGGACGAGCAGGTCACCCAGGCCGACGTGAAGGCCGCCAAGACCGACGCCCGCGGCGACGGTGCCACGGTCGAGCACACCTACAAGGCCGTCGTCGACGGCTTCGTCGCCGACCTCACCCCGGCCGCCATGGACGCGCTCCGCGCCAACCCGGACGTCGCCTACATCGAGGCCGACAAGCCGGTCACCGCGACCGCGACCCAGTCCCCCGCCCCCTGGGGCCTGGACCGCATCGACCAGCGCACCCGCCCCCTGTCGGGCAGCTACACCTACAACCAGACCGGCGCCGGCGTGACGGCCTACATCGTCGACACCGGCATCCGCGCCGCGCACGCCGACTTCGGCGGCCGGGTCACCTCCGGCTACACCGCGATCAACGACGGACGCGGCACCGAGGACTGCAACGGCCACGGCACCCACGTCGCCGGCACCGTCGGCGGCGCGACCTACGGCGTCGCCAAGGGCGTGCGCCTGGTCCCCGTCCGCGTGCTCGACTGCAACGGCTCCGGCACCACCGCCGGCGTCATCGCCGGCGTCGACTGGGTGACCGCCAACCACGCGGCCGGCGCCCCGGCCGTGGCGAACATGAGCCTCGGCGGCGGCGTCTCGACGACGCTCGACAACGCGGTCGCGCGCTCGATCTCCGACGGCGTCTCCTACGCCGTCGCGGCGGGCAACGACTACGCCGCCAACGCGTGCAGCAGCTCGCCGTCGCGCGTGTCGGCGGCGCTGACGGTCGGCTCGACCACCAGCACCGACGCCCGCTCGAGCTTCAGCAACATCGGCTCGTGCCTCGACCTGTTCGCGCCCGGCTCGAGCATCACCTCGGCCTGGTACACCTCCAACACCGCCACCAACACCATCAGCGGCACCTCGATGGCCACCCCGCACGTCGCGGGCGCGGCGGCGCTCTACCTGCAGACCAACCCGTCGGCCAGCCCGGCGACGGTCAGCAGCTACCTCATCGGCCGGGCCACCACCAACGTGGTGACCGACGCCGGCACCGGCTCGCCGAACCGCCTGCTGTTCGTCGGCTGA
- the leuS gene encoding leucine--tRNA ligase codes for MNPEQTTTESSHGETTYDIAATETKWQRVWEELDPFRADDDSPREKRYALTMFPYPSGDLHMGHAEVFALHDVVARYWWQRGYEVLNPMGFDSFGLPAENAAIRNDEHPDTYTRANIAKSIESCRRYAASFDWSRTFNTSDPDYYRWTQWLFLKFHERGLAYRKNSPVNWCPQDQTVLANEQVVGGQCERCGAEVTKKELTQWYFKITDYAQELLDGLDELEQTWPDRVVTAQRNWIGRSEGAHVTFTLATAGGERDVEVYTTRPDTLYGATFMVVAADAALAAEIVHPDRAQALEDYLVEVRKASDIDRLATDRPKTGVDLGITATNPVSGEQVPVWASDYVLADYGTGAIMAVPAHDQRDLDFARAMGLPVRRVIDVAGADDPEESGVATSGDGTYVNSGPLDGLSDKASGIHSIIERLEAEGRGSGAVNYRLRDWLLSRQRYWGAPIPIVHCPEHGEVPVPEDQLPVTLPMLRGADLKPQGTSPLGGATDWVNTTCPTCGGPATRDTDTMDTFVDSSWYMFRYCSPHEADAPFDSAKVNAWMPTNLYVGGVEHAVLHLLYGRFFTKVLNDMGLVDFREPWSAQLNQGFVINQGKKMSKSLGNGVNLGEQLAAFGVDAVRLTLVFAGPPEDDIDWANMSPDGSLRFLQRAWRLSGDVTSEPGVDVAAGDQALRRVTARTVHDAAGLVETYRFNVMVARVMELVNATRKAIDSGCGPADPAVREAAEAVTILLSLVAPYTAEEMWERLGHEPTVARVGWPVVDEALLVEDTVTAVVQVKGKVKGRLEVSPDISEADLEALALADPGVQRAIDGAQVRKVVVRAPKLVNIVV; via the coding sequence ATGAACCCCGAGCAGACCACCACCGAGTCCAGCCACGGCGAGACGACCTACGACATCGCGGCCACGGAGACCAAGTGGCAGCGGGTGTGGGAGGAGCTGGACCCCTTCCGCGCCGACGACGACAGCCCGCGCGAGAAGCGCTACGCGCTGACGATGTTCCCCTACCCGAGCGGCGACCTGCACATGGGCCACGCCGAGGTCTTCGCCCTGCACGACGTCGTCGCGCGCTACTGGTGGCAGCGCGGCTACGAGGTGCTGAACCCGATGGGCTTCGACTCCTTCGGGCTGCCGGCCGAGAACGCGGCGATCCGCAACGACGAGCACCCCGACACCTACACGCGCGCCAACATCGCGAAGTCGATCGAGTCGTGCCGCAGGTACGCCGCGTCGTTCGACTGGTCGCGGACGTTCAACACCTCCGACCCGGACTACTACCGCTGGACCCAGTGGTTGTTCCTGAAGTTCCACGAGCGCGGCCTGGCCTACCGCAAGAACAGCCCGGTCAACTGGTGCCCGCAGGACCAGACGGTGCTGGCCAACGAGCAGGTCGTGGGCGGGCAGTGCGAGCGGTGCGGGGCGGAGGTGACCAAGAAGGAGCTGACCCAGTGGTACTTCAAGATCACCGACTACGCCCAGGAGCTGCTGGACGGCCTGGACGAGCTGGAGCAGACCTGGCCGGACCGCGTCGTCACCGCGCAGCGCAACTGGATCGGCCGCTCCGAGGGCGCCCACGTCACCTTCACGCTGGCCACGGCGGGCGGTGAGCGCGACGTCGAGGTCTACACGACCCGACCGGACACGCTGTACGGCGCCACGTTCATGGTGGTCGCCGCCGACGCCGCGCTGGCCGCCGAGATCGTGCACCCCGACCGCGCGCAGGCGCTGGAGGACTACCTGGTCGAGGTCCGCAAGGCCTCCGACATCGACCGGCTGGCCACCGACCGCCCGAAGACCGGCGTCGACCTGGGCATCACCGCGACCAACCCGGTCTCCGGCGAGCAGGTCCCGGTCTGGGCGAGCGACTACGTCCTGGCCGACTACGGCACCGGCGCGATCATGGCGGTGCCCGCCCACGACCAGCGCGACCTGGACTTCGCCCGCGCCATGGGCCTGCCGGTGCGCCGCGTCATCGACGTGGCCGGCGCCGACGACCCGGAGGAGAGCGGCGTCGCGACCTCGGGCGACGGGACGTACGTCAACAGCGGTCCGCTGGACGGGCTGTCGGACAAGGCGTCGGGCATCCACTCGATCATCGAGCGACTGGAGGCCGAGGGCCGCGGGTCCGGCGCGGTCAACTACCGCCTGCGCGACTGGCTGCTGAGCCGCCAGCGCTACTGGGGTGCGCCGATCCCGATCGTGCACTGCCCCGAGCACGGCGAGGTGCCGGTGCCCGAGGACCAGCTGCCGGTGACCCTGCCGATGCTGCGGGGCGCGGACCTGAAGCCCCAGGGCACCTCGCCGCTGGGCGGGGCGACCGACTGGGTGAACACGACCTGCCCGACCTGCGGCGGTCCCGCGACCCGGGACACCGACACCATGGACACCTTCGTGGACTCGTCCTGGTACATGTTCCGCTACTGCTCCCCGCACGAGGCCGACGCGCCCTTCGACAGCGCGAAGGTCAACGCCTGGATGCCGACCAACCTGTACGTCGGTGGGGTGGAGCACGCCGTGCTGCACCTGCTGTACGGCCGGTTCTTCACGAAGGTCCTGAACGACATGGGTCTGGTCGACTTCCGCGAGCCGTGGTCGGCCCAGCTGAACCAGGGCTTCGTGATCAACCAGGGCAAGAAGATGAGCAAGTCCCTGGGCAACGGCGTCAACCTGGGGGAGCAGCTGGCCGCCTTCGGCGTCGACGCCGTGCGCCTGACCCTGGTCTTCGCCGGCCCGCCGGAGGACGACATCGACTGGGCCAACATGTCGCCCGACGGCTCGCTGCGCTTCCTGCAGCGCGCGTGGCGGCTGTCCGGCGACGTCACCTCGGAGCCGGGCGTCGACGTCGCCGCCGGCGACCAGGCGCTGCGGCGGGTGACCGCCCGCACGGTGCACGACGCGGCCGGGCTGGTCGAGACGTACCGCTTCAACGTGATGGTCGCCCGGGTGATGGAGCTGGTCAACGCGACCCGCAAGGCCATCGACTCCGGCTGCGGGCCCGCCGACCCGGCGGTCCGCGAGGCGGCGGAGGCGGTGACGATCCTGCTGTCGCTGGTCGCGCCCTACACGGCCGAGGAGATGTGGGAGCGGCTGGGGCACGAGCCCACCGTGGCCCGCGTCGGCTGGCCGGTCGTCGACGAGGCGCTGCTGGTCGAGGACACCGTCACCGCGGTCGTGCAGGTCAAGGGCAAGGTGAAGGGCCGCCTGGAGGTCTCCCCGGACATCTCCGAGGCCGACCTGGAGGCGCTGGCGCTGGCCGACCCGGGCGTGCAGCGCGCGATCGACGGGGCGCAGGTGCGCAAGGTCGTCGTGCGCGCGCCCAAGCTGGTCAACATCGTCGTCTGA
- a CDS encoding DegV family protein: MSRSRVVVTDSTASLPPELADARGIRVVPLQVVIGARVLDEGPDGATPDVVAEALRDFVPVSTSRPAPALFAELYRSLEAAGAEEVVSVHLSGEMSGTFESAQLAALEVDLPVHVVDSGQVGIATGYAALTAADVLEAGGSGQDAAEAALARGQAATSLFYVDTLEHLRRGGRIGAAAALVGSALSVKPLLEIVDGKVVPRERVRTASRALARLGDLAVEAAGDASVDVCVAHLANPERAEELTAVLTERLAAGLEGREVMCGELGAVLGAHVGPGMVAVCVSPRP, from the coding sequence ATGTCCCGCTCCCGCGTCGTCGTCACCGACTCGACCGCGAGCCTGCCCCCCGAGCTGGCGGACGCCCGCGGCATCCGCGTGGTGCCGCTGCAGGTGGTGATCGGCGCGAGGGTGCTCGACGAGGGGCCCGACGGCGCGACCCCGGACGTGGTGGCCGAGGCGCTGCGCGACTTCGTCCCCGTGAGCACCTCGCGCCCCGCCCCCGCGCTGTTCGCCGAGCTCTACCGCTCGCTCGAGGCGGCCGGCGCCGAGGAGGTCGTCTCGGTGCACCTGTCGGGGGAGATGAGCGGCACCTTCGAGTCCGCCCAGCTCGCCGCGCTCGAGGTCGACCTGCCGGTCCACGTCGTCGACTCCGGGCAGGTCGGCATCGCCACCGGCTACGCCGCGCTGACCGCCGCCGACGTGCTCGAGGCCGGGGGCTCCGGGCAGGACGCCGCGGAGGCGGCACTCGCGCGCGGGCAGGCCGCGACCTCCCTGTTCTACGTCGACACCCTCGAGCACCTGCGACGCGGCGGCCGGATCGGTGCCGCCGCGGCCCTGGTCGGCAGCGCCCTCTCGGTGAAGCCCCTGCTGGAGATCGTCGACGGCAAGGTGGTGCCGCGCGAGCGGGTGCGTACGGCGTCGAGGGCCCTGGCGCGGCTCGGCGACCTCGCGGTCGAGGCGGCCGGCGACGCGTCCGTCGACGTCTGCGTGGCCCACCTCGCGAACCCCGAGCGGGCCGAGGAGCTCACCGCCGTGCTGACCGAGCGGCTCGCGGCGGGGCTCGAGGGCCGCGAGGTGATGTGCGGCGAGCTCGGCGCGGTGCTCGGCGCGCACGTCGGCCCCGGCATGGTCGCCGTGTGCGTCTCGCCGCGCCCCTGA
- a CDS encoding XRE family transcriptional regulator: protein MSDAIGSFADTLREAIDRRGLALHRVRDRLAHRGVVISVATLSYWQSGRSVPARRGSLAALPHLEEILGLEPGELGRALDATRPSPDGPPCLTSLWPDHADVLARLDTRWDAELDRLVLHDLLRVGPDRRLASMTTRQVLRATADGPDRRVILHHQRDSSVDLPRIRPVRGCTLGRVVRRRTEGVIAAELLFARPLRRGETVLIEHEVTSVGPGPLDLRHGRRARTSMREYCLEVEFDPTALPASVSAYCGEDAWPVELDPSHTAHLVRSDAPSGSTGLSWTWPDADPS, encoded by the coding sequence GTGTCCGACGCTATCGGGAGCTTCGCCGACACGCTGCGGGAGGCGATCGACCGCCGAGGACTGGCCCTCCACCGGGTCAGGGACCGGCTCGCGCACCGCGGCGTGGTGATCAGCGTGGCCACGTTGAGCTACTGGCAGTCCGGCCGCAGCGTGCCCGCCCGCCGCGGCTCCCTGGCCGCGCTGCCGCACCTCGAGGAGATCCTCGGCCTCGAGCCGGGCGAGCTCGGCCGGGCCCTCGACGCGACCCGCCCGTCGCCCGACGGGCCGCCCTGCCTCACCTCGCTCTGGCCCGACCACGCCGACGTGCTGGCCCGGCTCGACACCCGCTGGGACGCCGAGCTCGACCGCCTGGTCCTGCACGACCTGCTCCGCGTGGGCCCCGACCGCCGGCTGGCGTCGATGACGACCCGGCAGGTGCTGCGCGCCACGGCCGACGGCCCCGACCGGCGGGTGATCCTGCACCACCAGCGCGACTCCTCGGTCGACCTCCCGCGGATCCGCCCGGTCCGCGGCTGCACGCTGGGTCGGGTCGTACGCCGACGGACCGAGGGCGTCATCGCCGCCGAGCTCCTGTTCGCCCGGCCGCTGCGGCGCGGCGAGACCGTGCTGATCGAGCACGAGGTGACCTCGGTCGGCCCGGGGCCCCTCGACCTGCGCCACGGCCGTCGGGCGCGGACCTCGATGCGCGAGTACTGCCTGGAGGTCGAGTTCGACCCGACGGCCCTGCCGGCGTCGGTGTCGGCCTACTGCGGCGAGGACGCGTGGCCGGTCGAGCTGGACCCGTCGCACACCGCCCACCTGGTGCGCTCGGACGCGCCGAGCGGGTCGACCGGGCTCAGCTGGACGTGGCCGGACGCCGACCCGAGTTAA